Part of the Varibaculum massiliense genome is shown below.
AATCTTTGCCGATATTCCAAGAAACCTCCCGCTGGTTAGAGACTTATTTTCGAGGACGCGCGCCCTCGTTTACCCCAAACCTACAGCTCTCAGGTTCGGACTTTCAGAAACGGGTTTGCGAAATCATGCTCACCATCCCTTACGGGGAAACCGTTACCTATGGGGAAATCGCTGCCCGGATCGCGCGGGAGCGAGGGATTCCCCGCATGTCGGCGCAGGCAGTTGGGGGAGCAGTCGGGGCAAATCCAATTCTGATAATTGTTCCTTGTCACCGAGTGATCGGTGCGGACGGTAACCTTACCGGCTATGGCGCGGGTATGGAGCGAAAAATCCAGCTGTTAAAACTAGAAAAAGTCGATATGTCCCCGCTGCACATACCAAAGCAAAAGTCGGAACCAAAGAAACAGCCGCTACCAAAGAATCCGCGCCCTCGTTCCTAAATAAAATAGGAGTTTCGCAGGCATCCCTACATAGCTACCTCAAGCCCGGGTACTATCTACATTTAACCCTTAGCGGGGCTGGAGGGCGAGGTCGAAACCTTGGGCGCGCACCGTGTTCAACATTCCGCGCCGCAGGGGCGCATCTCGGAGCATAATCCGAGTGAGGCTGTCGGTGAAGGTATCCGAGCGCTGGCCGTGTGCCCGAGTGTCATAGTAGGTAGTCATTTCCTGGTCATAATCCGCGAACGCTTCCAGATAGGAGCCTTCAAAGCAGTTATAGGAGTCCTCAAACATACGCAGCTCCATCGGCATCCGCGGCTTTAACTGCGGCTGCTGCCCCGGGTAACCAAACATTACCCCCAGGGCGGGAAAAGTCAGTTTCGGTAGTTGCAAAATCTCAATCATCCGCGCCGGGTCATTCAAGATCGACCCTAAGAAACAGGTACCTAACCCCAGAGATTCGGCGGCATTCACCAAGTTTTGCGCCATCAGTACCGCATCGGTAAAGCCTTGGAAAAAGCCGTCCATGCCGCGCACGTTGGCGGTCTGCTCGCCTTTTTCCTCCACGATTCGATAGGAACGGTACAGGTCAGTAAGGAAAATCCACAGCTGGGGAGCATCGGCAATATAGTCCTGCTGGCAAAGCTGGGAGATTTCCCGCTTCTTTTCGGGATCACCCACCTGAATAATCGAAGCCATTTGCACCCCGCAGGAGGTAGCGGTGCGCCGGGTAGCCTCTTTGAGCTGCGCTAATATCTCTGGCGAGATTGGGCGAGTATCAAAACGACGCACCGAGCGGTGTGCCAACTGGTTCTCAATAGTTTCAGACATGAGTACTCCTAAAATCCTCGCCTACCTTCGCCACCGGGGCTGCCGGTTTCCTTGCCGTTAAGTTTAACCTACCTGCTGGTTAACTCGCAGAGGTGACCGGGTGGGTAATATAGCCGAGGACGCTAAACGGGGGAAGTCATGATTAGACCGATACGAAACTTTCAAAGAGCCGCGATTGACCATCCCCATGCGCAAAGCCTGGCCGGTCCTCGGGGGTATTTTTCTTTGTCCGACACCTGGTCGCTGTCGCAATATTTACTGCTTTACCTGCGAGAACGTGGGGTAGTGAGCGGGGATCGGGTAGCGATTTGCAGTGCCAACAGTGAATACCACCTATTGCTGTGGATAGCCTGCGACCAGATGGGCGCGGTGTTCGTTCCCCTGGCTAAAGCCGCCGCGCCTGCT
Proteins encoded:
- a CDS encoding methylated-DNA--[protein]-cysteine S-methyltransferase; this encodes MRKQHTDTYIQFHDSPLGKLVMSSDGSALIGLGLASQQAAGAAIADTRPKEKSLPIFQETSRWLETYFRGRAPSFTPNLQLSGSDFQKRVCEIMLTIPYGETVTYGEIAARIARERGIPRMSAQAVGGAVGANPILIIVPCHRVIGADGNLTGYGAGMERKIQLLKLEKVDMSPLHIPKQKSEPKKQPLPKNPRPRS
- a CDS encoding NADPH-dependent oxidoreductase, with protein sequence MSETIENQLAHRSVRRFDTRPISPEILAQLKEATRRTATSCGVQMASIIQVGDPEKKREISQLCQQDYIADAPQLWIFLTDLYRSYRIVEEKGEQTANVRGMDGFFQGFTDAVLMAQNLVNAAESLGLGTCFLGSILNDPARMIEILQLPKLTFPALGVMFGYPGQQPQLKPRMPMELRMFEDSYNCFEGSYLEAFADYDQEMTTYYDTRAHGQRSDTFTDSLTRIMLRDAPLRRGMLNTVRAQGFDLALQPR